One genomic segment of Francisella persica ATCC VR-331 includes these proteins:
- the arsC gene encoding arsenate reductase (glutaredoxin) (This arsenate reductase requires both glutathione and glutaredoxin to convert arsenate to arsenite, after which the efflux transporter formed by ArsA and ArsB can extrude the arsenite from the cell, providing resistance.) has protein sequence MKIYHNPKCSKSRQAKQILDQNNINYEIHLYLDKPLSKEEIIALLQKLKLSIKDIVRTKENIWKGNFSDKEFTETELIEIVAANPRLLERPIIEHKDFAVVARSDEKILEILNTY, from the coding sequence ATGAAAATTTATCATAATCCAAAATGTTCAAAATCACGCCAAGCTAAGCAAATTCTAGATCAAAATAATATCAATTATGAGATACACTTATATTTAGATAAGCCTTTATCGAAAGAGGAGATCATAGCACTACTTCAAAAGCTTAAGCTCTCAATAAAAGATATAGTCCGTACTAAAGAAAATATTTGGAAAGGAAATTTTAGCGATAAAGAATTTACAGAAACTGAACTTATCGAGATTGTTGCAGCTAACCCTAGGCTTTTAGAACGACCAATAATTGAGCATAAGGATTTTGCAGTAGTTGCAAGGTCTGATGAGAAAATACTAGAGATATTAAATACCTACTAG